From one Paenibacillus sp. FSL K6-1330 genomic stretch:
- a CDS encoding transposase produces MEPVGHVDVAKGSSVVQAFRKRNEPYGKAVDIEHGTSGFEQFGEMLGRLQAETGLAPVVILQATGHYHRALVSYFDRSGYTYYMVNPLQSKRAKGTPLRKVKTDALDAWHLAEMYYRGDVKPHRTWNETFTELQHLTRQQVRHGNLCAGEAEQ; encoded by the coding sequence ATGGAACCTGTTGGTCACGTGGATGTAGCTAAAGGTTCAAGTGTGGTACAGGCATTCCGGAAACGAAACGAGCCATATGGAAAAGCTGTAGACATTGAGCATGGAACGAGTGGATTCGAACAATTCGGGGAAATGCTGGGTAGGCTTCAAGCTGAAACGGGTTTGGCTCCAGTGGTGATTCTGCAAGCAACAGGGCATTACCACCGTGCATTGGTTTCATATTTTGATCGAAGTGGCTACACCTATTACATGGTGAATCCGTTGCAATCCAAACGAGCGAAAGGGACACCGTTACGCAAAGTCAAAACGGATGCCCTGGATGCCTGGCATCTGGCTGAGATGTACTACCGTGGCGACGTGAAGCCGCACCGAACGTGGAATGAGACGTTTACGGAGCTGCAGCATTTGACAAGGCAGCAAGTTCGTCACGGGAATCTTTGTGCAGGCGAAGCTGAACAGTAG